The following are encoded together in the Coregonus clupeaformis isolate EN_2021a chromosome 24, ASM2061545v1, whole genome shotgun sequence genome:
- the LOC121538495 gene encoding lamina-associated polypeptide 2, isoforms beta/delta/epsilon/gamma isoform X2, whose protein sequence is MPVFVEDPAQFSKRRLKSELIAHNVKLPAVDSKKQVYVELYLKHIGQKSAADFSSDEEVDQEQDVVEVQDSQDCEEEEKKKDPEMLDPCGLTDDELKTTLLKYGMEAGPIVATTRSIYERKLQRLLKPAQPRQNGGTGDADQYSDSEGEEESGSQQGRPETVSLVEENLHVDIGQEAVTVDKYTMTNRSLCITPKTSLFKRQIKEPVTDVLMEMFPETEPTPTGIAATRRRPIKGAAGRPVQFKYPDLPASPMTLQRRAVERRLVPLWVQILVFFIVACLLYLIYAAMEDSLDNPFVALQDNLSMGTETEGLSLQAEP, encoded by the exons ATGCCCGTGTTTGTAGAAGACCCCGCTCAGTTTTCCAAGCGGAGACTGAAGTCGGAGTTAATAGCCCACAACGTCAAGCTGCCTGCGGTGGACAGCAAGAAGCAAGTTTATGTGGAACTATATTTGAAACACATCGGTCAGAAAAGTGCTGCAGATTTCTCTAGTGATGAGGAGGTTGACCAGGAACAAGATGTTGTGGAAGTACAGGACAGTCAGGACTGT gaagaggaggagaagaagaaagatCCAGAGATGTTAGACCCCTGTGGACTGACGGATGACGAGCTCAAGACCACACTGCTCAAATATGGAATGGAAGCTGGACCCATTGTAG cCACCACTAGGTCTATATATGAGAGGAAGCTGCAGAGGCTACTAAAACCTGCCCAGCCCAGGCAGAACGGTGGCACAGGGGATGCAGACCAGTACTCGGACAGTGAAGGGGAGGAGGAGTCGG GTTCACAACAAGGAAGACCAGAGACTGTTTCATTAGTGGAGGAAAACCTGCATGTTGACATAGGG cAGGAAGCGGTGACGGTGGACAAGTATACGATGACTAACAGATCCCTATGCATCACCCCTAAAACATCTCTTTTCAAACGGCAAATCAAG GAGCCGGTCACGGATGTCCTGATGGAGATGTTCCCAGAGACAGAACCCACGCCCACTGGCATTGC TGCCACCCGTCGGAGGCCTATCAAGGGTGCAGCGGGGCGACCGGTCCAGTTTAAATACCCAGACCTCCCTGCTAGTCCCATGACCCTACAGAGACGGGCAGTGGAGCGTCGCCTGGTTCCTCTGTGGGTCCAGATCCTGGTCTTCTTCATCGTGGCCTGCCTCCTCTACCTCATCTATGCTGCCATGGAGGACAGCTTGGACAATCCCTTTGTGGCTTTGCAGGACAACCTCAGCATGGGGACGGAGACTGAGGGGCTGTCCCTTCAGGCTGAACCCTAG
- the LOC121538495 gene encoding lamina-associated polypeptide 2, isoforms beta/delta/epsilon/gamma isoform X5: MPVFVEDPAQFSKRRLKSELIAHNVKLPAVDSKKQVYVELYLKHIGQKSAADFSSDEEVDQEQDVVEVQDSQDCEEEEKKKDPEMLDPCGLTDDELKTTLLKYGMEAGPIVATTRSIYERKLQRLLKPAQPRQNGGTGDADQYSDSEGEEESAGSQQGRPETVSLVEENLHVDIGEPVTDVLMEMFPETEPTPTGIAATRRRPIKGAAGRPVQFKYPDLPASPMTLQRRAVERRLVPLWVQILVFFIVACLLYLIYAAMEDSLDNPFVALQDNLSMGTETEGLSLQAEP, translated from the exons ATGCCCGTGTTTGTAGAAGACCCCGCTCAGTTTTCCAAGCGGAGACTGAAGTCGGAGTTAATAGCCCACAACGTCAAGCTGCCTGCGGTGGACAGCAAGAAGCAAGTTTATGTGGAACTATATTTGAAACACATCGGTCAGAAAAGTGCTGCAGATTTCTCTAGTGATGAGGAGGTTGACCAGGAACAAGATGTTGTGGAAGTACAGGACAGTCAGGACTGT gaagaggaggagaagaagaaagatCCAGAGATGTTAGACCCCTGTGGACTGACGGATGACGAGCTCAAGACCACACTGCTCAAATATGGAATGGAAGCTGGACCCATTGTAG cCACCACTAGGTCTATATATGAGAGGAAGCTGCAGAGGCTACTAAAACCTGCCCAGCCCAGGCAGAACGGTGGCACAGGGGATGCAGACCAGTACTCGGACAGTGAAGGGGAGGAGGAGTCGG CAGGTTCACAACAAGGAAGACCAGAGACTGTTTCATTAGTGGAGGAAAACCTGCATGTTGACATAGGG GAGCCGGTCACGGATGTCCTGATGGAGATGTTCCCAGAGACAGAACCCACGCCCACTGGCATTGC TGCCACCCGTCGGAGGCCTATCAAGGGTGCAGCGGGGCGACCGGTCCAGTTTAAATACCCAGACCTCCCTGCTAGTCCCATGACCCTACAGAGACGGGCAGTGGAGCGTCGCCTGGTTCCTCTGTGGGTCCAGATCCTGGTCTTCTTCATCGTGGCCTGCCTCCTCTACCTCATCTATGCTGCCATGGAGGACAGCTTGGACAATCCCTTTGTGGCTTTGCAGGACAACCTCAGCATGGGGACGGAGACTGAGGGGCTGTCCCTTCAGGCTGAACCCTAG
- the LOC121538495 gene encoding lamina-associated polypeptide 2, isoforms beta/delta/epsilon/gamma isoform X6, with the protein MPVFVEDPAQFSKRRLKSELIAHNVKLPAVDSKKQVYVELYLKHIGQKSAADFSSDEEVDQEQDVVEVQDSQDCEEEEKKKDPEMLDPCGLTDDELKTTLLKYGMEAGPIVATTRSIYERKLQRLLKPAQPRQNGGTGDADQYSDSEGEEESGSQQGRPETVSLVEENLHVDIGEPVTDVLMEMFPETEPTPTGIAATRRRPIKGAAGRPVQFKYPDLPASPMTLQRRAVERRLVPLWVQILVFFIVACLLYLIYAAMEDSLDNPFVALQDNLSMGTETEGLSLQAEP; encoded by the exons ATGCCCGTGTTTGTAGAAGACCCCGCTCAGTTTTCCAAGCGGAGACTGAAGTCGGAGTTAATAGCCCACAACGTCAAGCTGCCTGCGGTGGACAGCAAGAAGCAAGTTTATGTGGAACTATATTTGAAACACATCGGTCAGAAAAGTGCTGCAGATTTCTCTAGTGATGAGGAGGTTGACCAGGAACAAGATGTTGTGGAAGTACAGGACAGTCAGGACTGT gaagaggaggagaagaagaaagatCCAGAGATGTTAGACCCCTGTGGACTGACGGATGACGAGCTCAAGACCACACTGCTCAAATATGGAATGGAAGCTGGACCCATTGTAG cCACCACTAGGTCTATATATGAGAGGAAGCTGCAGAGGCTACTAAAACCTGCCCAGCCCAGGCAGAACGGTGGCACAGGGGATGCAGACCAGTACTCGGACAGTGAAGGGGAGGAGGAGTCGG GTTCACAACAAGGAAGACCAGAGACTGTTTCATTAGTGGAGGAAAACCTGCATGTTGACATAGGG GAGCCGGTCACGGATGTCCTGATGGAGATGTTCCCAGAGACAGAACCCACGCCCACTGGCATTGC TGCCACCCGTCGGAGGCCTATCAAGGGTGCAGCGGGGCGACCGGTCCAGTTTAAATACCCAGACCTCCCTGCTAGTCCCATGACCCTACAGAGACGGGCAGTGGAGCGTCGCCTGGTTCCTCTGTGGGTCCAGATCCTGGTCTTCTTCATCGTGGCCTGCCTCCTCTACCTCATCTATGCTGCCATGGAGGACAGCTTGGACAATCCCTTTGTGGCTTTGCAGGACAACCTCAGCATGGGGACGGAGACTGAGGGGCTGTCCCTTCAGGCTGAACCCTAG
- the LOC121538495 gene encoding lamina-associated polypeptide 2, isoforms beta/delta/epsilon/gamma isoform X3, which produces MPVFVEDPAQFSKRRLKSELIAHNVKLPAVDSKKQVYVELYLKHIGQKSAADFSSDEEVDQEQDVVEVQDSQDCEEEEKKKDPEMLDPCGLTDDELKTTLLKYGMEAGPIVATTRSIYERKLQRLLKPAQPRQNGGTGDADQYSDSEGEEESAGSQQGRPETVSLVEENLHVDIGEAVTVDKYTMTNRSLCITPKTSLFKRQIKEPVTDVLMEMFPETEPTPTGIAATRRRPIKGAAGRPVQFKYPDLPASPMTLQRRAVERRLVPLWVQILVFFIVACLLYLIYAAMEDSLDNPFVALQDNLSMGTETEGLSLQAEP; this is translated from the exons ATGCCCGTGTTTGTAGAAGACCCCGCTCAGTTTTCCAAGCGGAGACTGAAGTCGGAGTTAATAGCCCACAACGTCAAGCTGCCTGCGGTGGACAGCAAGAAGCAAGTTTATGTGGAACTATATTTGAAACACATCGGTCAGAAAAGTGCTGCAGATTTCTCTAGTGATGAGGAGGTTGACCAGGAACAAGATGTTGTGGAAGTACAGGACAGTCAGGACTGT gaagaggaggagaagaagaaagatCCAGAGATGTTAGACCCCTGTGGACTGACGGATGACGAGCTCAAGACCACACTGCTCAAATATGGAATGGAAGCTGGACCCATTGTAG cCACCACTAGGTCTATATATGAGAGGAAGCTGCAGAGGCTACTAAAACCTGCCCAGCCCAGGCAGAACGGTGGCACAGGGGATGCAGACCAGTACTCGGACAGTGAAGGGGAGGAGGAGTCGG CAGGTTCACAACAAGGAAGACCAGAGACTGTTTCATTAGTGGAGGAAAACCTGCATGTTGACATAGGG GAAGCGGTGACGGTGGACAAGTATACGATGACTAACAGATCCCTATGCATCACCCCTAAAACATCTCTTTTCAAACGGCAAATCAAG GAGCCGGTCACGGATGTCCTGATGGAGATGTTCCCAGAGACAGAACCCACGCCCACTGGCATTGC TGCCACCCGTCGGAGGCCTATCAAGGGTGCAGCGGGGCGACCGGTCCAGTTTAAATACCCAGACCTCCCTGCTAGTCCCATGACCCTACAGAGACGGGCAGTGGAGCGTCGCCTGGTTCCTCTGTGGGTCCAGATCCTGGTCTTCTTCATCGTGGCCTGCCTCCTCTACCTCATCTATGCTGCCATGGAGGACAGCTTGGACAATCCCTTTGTGGCTTTGCAGGACAACCTCAGCATGGGGACGGAGACTGAGGGGCTGTCCCTTCAGGCTGAACCCTAG
- the LOC121538495 gene encoding lamina-associated polypeptide 2, isoforms beta/delta/epsilon/gamma isoform X4 — protein sequence MPVFVEDPAQFSKRRLKSELIAHNVKLPAVDSKKQVYVELYLKHIGQKSAADFSSDEEVDQEQDVVEVQDSQDCEEEEKKKDPEMLDPCGLTDDELKTTLLKYGMEAGPIVATTRSIYERKLQRLLKPAQPRQNGGTGDADQYSDSEGEEESGSQQGRPETVSLVEENLHVDIGEAVTVDKYTMTNRSLCITPKTSLFKRQIKEPVTDVLMEMFPETEPTPTGIAATRRRPIKGAAGRPVQFKYPDLPASPMTLQRRAVERRLVPLWVQILVFFIVACLLYLIYAAMEDSLDNPFVALQDNLSMGTETEGLSLQAEP from the exons ATGCCCGTGTTTGTAGAAGACCCCGCTCAGTTTTCCAAGCGGAGACTGAAGTCGGAGTTAATAGCCCACAACGTCAAGCTGCCTGCGGTGGACAGCAAGAAGCAAGTTTATGTGGAACTATATTTGAAACACATCGGTCAGAAAAGTGCTGCAGATTTCTCTAGTGATGAGGAGGTTGACCAGGAACAAGATGTTGTGGAAGTACAGGACAGTCAGGACTGT gaagaggaggagaagaagaaagatCCAGAGATGTTAGACCCCTGTGGACTGACGGATGACGAGCTCAAGACCACACTGCTCAAATATGGAATGGAAGCTGGACCCATTGTAG cCACCACTAGGTCTATATATGAGAGGAAGCTGCAGAGGCTACTAAAACCTGCCCAGCCCAGGCAGAACGGTGGCACAGGGGATGCAGACCAGTACTCGGACAGTGAAGGGGAGGAGGAGTCGG GTTCACAACAAGGAAGACCAGAGACTGTTTCATTAGTGGAGGAAAACCTGCATGTTGACATAGGG GAAGCGGTGACGGTGGACAAGTATACGATGACTAACAGATCCCTATGCATCACCCCTAAAACATCTCTTTTCAAACGGCAAATCAAG GAGCCGGTCACGGATGTCCTGATGGAGATGTTCCCAGAGACAGAACCCACGCCCACTGGCATTGC TGCCACCCGTCGGAGGCCTATCAAGGGTGCAGCGGGGCGACCGGTCCAGTTTAAATACCCAGACCTCCCTGCTAGTCCCATGACCCTACAGAGACGGGCAGTGGAGCGTCGCCTGGTTCCTCTGTGGGTCCAGATCCTGGTCTTCTTCATCGTGGCCTGCCTCCTCTACCTCATCTATGCTGCCATGGAGGACAGCTTGGACAATCCCTTTGTGGCTTTGCAGGACAACCTCAGCATGGGGACGGAGACTGAGGGGCTGTCCCTTCAGGCTGAACCCTAG
- the LOC121538495 gene encoding lamina-associated polypeptide 2, isoforms beta/delta/epsilon/gamma isoform X9 gives MPVFVEDPAQFSKRRLKSELIAHNVKLPAVDSKKQVYVELYLKHIGQKSAADFSSDEEVDQEQDVVEVQDSQDCEEEEKKKDPEMLDPCGLTDDELKTTLLKYGMEAGPIVAGSQQGRPETVSLVEENLHVDIGEAVTVDKYTMTNRSLCITPKTSLFKRQIKEPVTDVLMEMFPETEPTPTGIAATRRRPIKGAAGRPVQFKYPDLPASPMTLQRRAVERRLVPLWVQILVFFIVACLLYLIYAAMEDSLDNPFVALQDNLSMGTETEGLSLQAEP, from the exons ATGCCCGTGTTTGTAGAAGACCCCGCTCAGTTTTCCAAGCGGAGACTGAAGTCGGAGTTAATAGCCCACAACGTCAAGCTGCCTGCGGTGGACAGCAAGAAGCAAGTTTATGTGGAACTATATTTGAAACACATCGGTCAGAAAAGTGCTGCAGATTTCTCTAGTGATGAGGAGGTTGACCAGGAACAAGATGTTGTGGAAGTACAGGACAGTCAGGACTGT gaagaggaggagaagaagaaagatCCAGAGATGTTAGACCCCTGTGGACTGACGGATGACGAGCTCAAGACCACACTGCTCAAATATGGAATGGAAGCTGGACCCATTGTAG CAGGTTCACAACAAGGAAGACCAGAGACTGTTTCATTAGTGGAGGAAAACCTGCATGTTGACATAGGG GAAGCGGTGACGGTGGACAAGTATACGATGACTAACAGATCCCTATGCATCACCCCTAAAACATCTCTTTTCAAACGGCAAATCAAG GAGCCGGTCACGGATGTCCTGATGGAGATGTTCCCAGAGACAGAACCCACGCCCACTGGCATTGC TGCCACCCGTCGGAGGCCTATCAAGGGTGCAGCGGGGCGACCGGTCCAGTTTAAATACCCAGACCTCCCTGCTAGTCCCATGACCCTACAGAGACGGGCAGTGGAGCGTCGCCTGGTTCCTCTGTGGGTCCAGATCCTGGTCTTCTTCATCGTGGCCTGCCTCCTCTACCTCATCTATGCTGCCATGGAGGACAGCTTGGACAATCCCTTTGTGGCTTTGCAGGACAACCTCAGCATGGGGACGGAGACTGAGGGGCTGTCCCTTCAGGCTGAACCCTAG
- the LOC121538495 gene encoding lamina-associated polypeptide 2, isoforms beta/delta/epsilon/gamma isoform X8, whose product MPVFVEDPAQFSKRRLKSELIAHNVKLPAVDSKKQVYVELYLKHIGQKSAADFSSDEEVDQEQDVVEVQDSQDCEEEEKKKDPEMLDPCGLTDDELKTTLLKYGMEAGPIVGSQQGRPETVSLVEENLHVDIGQEAVTVDKYTMTNRSLCITPKTSLFKRQIKEPVTDVLMEMFPETEPTPTGIAATRRRPIKGAAGRPVQFKYPDLPASPMTLQRRAVERRLVPLWVQILVFFIVACLLYLIYAAMEDSLDNPFVALQDNLSMGTETEGLSLQAEP is encoded by the exons ATGCCCGTGTTTGTAGAAGACCCCGCTCAGTTTTCCAAGCGGAGACTGAAGTCGGAGTTAATAGCCCACAACGTCAAGCTGCCTGCGGTGGACAGCAAGAAGCAAGTTTATGTGGAACTATATTTGAAACACATCGGTCAGAAAAGTGCTGCAGATTTCTCTAGTGATGAGGAGGTTGACCAGGAACAAGATGTTGTGGAAGTACAGGACAGTCAGGACTGT gaagaggaggagaagaagaaagatCCAGAGATGTTAGACCCCTGTGGACTGACGGATGACGAGCTCAAGACCACACTGCTCAAATATGGAATGGAAGCTGGACCCATTGTAG GTTCACAACAAGGAAGACCAGAGACTGTTTCATTAGTGGAGGAAAACCTGCATGTTGACATAGGG cAGGAAGCGGTGACGGTGGACAAGTATACGATGACTAACAGATCCCTATGCATCACCCCTAAAACATCTCTTTTCAAACGGCAAATCAAG GAGCCGGTCACGGATGTCCTGATGGAGATGTTCCCAGAGACAGAACCCACGCCCACTGGCATTGC TGCCACCCGTCGGAGGCCTATCAAGGGTGCAGCGGGGCGACCGGTCCAGTTTAAATACCCAGACCTCCCTGCTAGTCCCATGACCCTACAGAGACGGGCAGTGGAGCGTCGCCTGGTTCCTCTGTGGGTCCAGATCCTGGTCTTCTTCATCGTGGCCTGCCTCCTCTACCTCATCTATGCTGCCATGGAGGACAGCTTGGACAATCCCTTTGTGGCTTTGCAGGACAACCTCAGCATGGGGACGGAGACTGAGGGGCTGTCCCTTCAGGCTGAACCCTAG
- the LOC121538495 gene encoding lamina-associated polypeptide 2, isoforms beta/delta/epsilon/gamma isoform X7, with protein sequence MPVFVEDPAQFSKRRLKSELIAHNVKLPAVDSKKQVYVELYLKHIGQKSAADFSSDEEVDQEQDVVEVQDSQDCEEEEKKKDPEMLDPCGLTDDELKTTLLKYGMEAGPIVAGSQQGRPETVSLVEENLHVDIGQEAVTVDKYTMTNRSLCITPKTSLFKRQIKEPVTDVLMEMFPETEPTPTGIAATRRRPIKGAAGRPVQFKYPDLPASPMTLQRRAVERRLVPLWVQILVFFIVACLLYLIYAAMEDSLDNPFVALQDNLSMGTETEGLSLQAEP encoded by the exons ATGCCCGTGTTTGTAGAAGACCCCGCTCAGTTTTCCAAGCGGAGACTGAAGTCGGAGTTAATAGCCCACAACGTCAAGCTGCCTGCGGTGGACAGCAAGAAGCAAGTTTATGTGGAACTATATTTGAAACACATCGGTCAGAAAAGTGCTGCAGATTTCTCTAGTGATGAGGAGGTTGACCAGGAACAAGATGTTGTGGAAGTACAGGACAGTCAGGACTGT gaagaggaggagaagaagaaagatCCAGAGATGTTAGACCCCTGTGGACTGACGGATGACGAGCTCAAGACCACACTGCTCAAATATGGAATGGAAGCTGGACCCATTGTAG CAGGTTCACAACAAGGAAGACCAGAGACTGTTTCATTAGTGGAGGAAAACCTGCATGTTGACATAGGG cAGGAAGCGGTGACGGTGGACAAGTATACGATGACTAACAGATCCCTATGCATCACCCCTAAAACATCTCTTTTCAAACGGCAAATCAAG GAGCCGGTCACGGATGTCCTGATGGAGATGTTCCCAGAGACAGAACCCACGCCCACTGGCATTGC TGCCACCCGTCGGAGGCCTATCAAGGGTGCAGCGGGGCGACCGGTCCAGTTTAAATACCCAGACCTCCCTGCTAGTCCCATGACCCTACAGAGACGGGCAGTGGAGCGTCGCCTGGTTCCTCTGTGGGTCCAGATCCTGGTCTTCTTCATCGTGGCCTGCCTCCTCTACCTCATCTATGCTGCCATGGAGGACAGCTTGGACAATCCCTTTGTGGCTTTGCAGGACAACCTCAGCATGGGGACGGAGACTGAGGGGCTGTCCCTTCAGGCTGAACCCTAG
- the LOC121538495 gene encoding lamina-associated polypeptide 2, isoforms beta/delta/epsilon/gamma isoform X1: MPVFVEDPAQFSKRRLKSELIAHNVKLPAVDSKKQVYVELYLKHIGQKSAADFSSDEEVDQEQDVVEVQDSQDCEEEEKKKDPEMLDPCGLTDDELKTTLLKYGMEAGPIVATTRSIYERKLQRLLKPAQPRQNGGTGDADQYSDSEGEEESAGSQQGRPETVSLVEENLHVDIGQEAVTVDKYTMTNRSLCITPKTSLFKRQIKEPVTDVLMEMFPETEPTPTGIAATRRRPIKGAAGRPVQFKYPDLPASPMTLQRRAVERRLVPLWVQILVFFIVACLLYLIYAAMEDSLDNPFVALQDNLSMGTETEGLSLQAEP; the protein is encoded by the exons ATGCCCGTGTTTGTAGAAGACCCCGCTCAGTTTTCCAAGCGGAGACTGAAGTCGGAGTTAATAGCCCACAACGTCAAGCTGCCTGCGGTGGACAGCAAGAAGCAAGTTTATGTGGAACTATATTTGAAACACATCGGTCAGAAAAGTGCTGCAGATTTCTCTAGTGATGAGGAGGTTGACCAGGAACAAGATGTTGTGGAAGTACAGGACAGTCAGGACTGT gaagaggaggagaagaagaaagatCCAGAGATGTTAGACCCCTGTGGACTGACGGATGACGAGCTCAAGACCACACTGCTCAAATATGGAATGGAAGCTGGACCCATTGTAG cCACCACTAGGTCTATATATGAGAGGAAGCTGCAGAGGCTACTAAAACCTGCCCAGCCCAGGCAGAACGGTGGCACAGGGGATGCAGACCAGTACTCGGACAGTGAAGGGGAGGAGGAGTCGG CAGGTTCACAACAAGGAAGACCAGAGACTGTTTCATTAGTGGAGGAAAACCTGCATGTTGACATAGGG cAGGAAGCGGTGACGGTGGACAAGTATACGATGACTAACAGATCCCTATGCATCACCCCTAAAACATCTCTTTTCAAACGGCAAATCAAG GAGCCGGTCACGGATGTCCTGATGGAGATGTTCCCAGAGACAGAACCCACGCCCACTGGCATTGC TGCCACCCGTCGGAGGCCTATCAAGGGTGCAGCGGGGCGACCGGTCCAGTTTAAATACCCAGACCTCCCTGCTAGTCCCATGACCCTACAGAGACGGGCAGTGGAGCGTCGCCTGGTTCCTCTGTGGGTCCAGATCCTGGTCTTCTTCATCGTGGCCTGCCTCCTCTACCTCATCTATGCTGCCATGGAGGACAGCTTGGACAATCCCTTTGTGGCTTTGCAGGACAACCTCAGCATGGGGACGGAGACTGAGGGGCTGTCCCTTCAGGCTGAACCCTAG
- the LOC121538495 gene encoding lamina-associated polypeptide 2, isoforms beta/delta/epsilon/gamma isoform X11, whose amino-acid sequence MPVFVEDPAQFSKRRLKSELIAHNVKLPAVDSKKQVYVELYLKHIGQKSAADFSSDEEVDQEQDVVEVQDSQDCEEEEKKKDPEMLDPCGLTDDELKTTLLKYGMEAGPIVGSQQGRPETVSLVEENLHVDIGEPVTDVLMEMFPETEPTPTGIAATRRRPIKGAAGRPVQFKYPDLPASPMTLQRRAVERRLVPLWVQILVFFIVACLLYLIYAAMEDSLDNPFVALQDNLSMGTETEGLSLQAEP is encoded by the exons ATGCCCGTGTTTGTAGAAGACCCCGCTCAGTTTTCCAAGCGGAGACTGAAGTCGGAGTTAATAGCCCACAACGTCAAGCTGCCTGCGGTGGACAGCAAGAAGCAAGTTTATGTGGAACTATATTTGAAACACATCGGTCAGAAAAGTGCTGCAGATTTCTCTAGTGATGAGGAGGTTGACCAGGAACAAGATGTTGTGGAAGTACAGGACAGTCAGGACTGT gaagaggaggagaagaagaaagatCCAGAGATGTTAGACCCCTGTGGACTGACGGATGACGAGCTCAAGACCACACTGCTCAAATATGGAATGGAAGCTGGACCCATTGTAG GTTCACAACAAGGAAGACCAGAGACTGTTTCATTAGTGGAGGAAAACCTGCATGTTGACATAGGG GAGCCGGTCACGGATGTCCTGATGGAGATGTTCCCAGAGACAGAACCCACGCCCACTGGCATTGC TGCCACCCGTCGGAGGCCTATCAAGGGTGCAGCGGGGCGACCGGTCCAGTTTAAATACCCAGACCTCCCTGCTAGTCCCATGACCCTACAGAGACGGGCAGTGGAGCGTCGCCTGGTTCCTCTGTGGGTCCAGATCCTGGTCTTCTTCATCGTGGCCTGCCTCCTCTACCTCATCTATGCTGCCATGGAGGACAGCTTGGACAATCCCTTTGTGGCTTTGCAGGACAACCTCAGCATGGGGACGGAGACTGAGGGGCTGTCCCTTCAGGCTGAACCCTAG
- the LOC121538495 gene encoding lamina-associated polypeptide 2, isoforms beta/delta/epsilon/gamma isoform X10, whose product MPVFVEDPAQFSKRRLKSELIAHNVKLPAVDSKKQVYVELYLKHIGQKSAADFSSDEEVDQEQDVVEVQDSQDCEEEEKKKDPEMLDPCGLTDDELKTTLLKYGMEAGPIVAGSQQGRPETVSLVEENLHVDIGEPVTDVLMEMFPETEPTPTGIAATRRRPIKGAAGRPVQFKYPDLPASPMTLQRRAVERRLVPLWVQILVFFIVACLLYLIYAAMEDSLDNPFVALQDNLSMGTETEGLSLQAEP is encoded by the exons ATGCCCGTGTTTGTAGAAGACCCCGCTCAGTTTTCCAAGCGGAGACTGAAGTCGGAGTTAATAGCCCACAACGTCAAGCTGCCTGCGGTGGACAGCAAGAAGCAAGTTTATGTGGAACTATATTTGAAACACATCGGTCAGAAAAGTGCTGCAGATTTCTCTAGTGATGAGGAGGTTGACCAGGAACAAGATGTTGTGGAAGTACAGGACAGTCAGGACTGT gaagaggaggagaagaagaaagatCCAGAGATGTTAGACCCCTGTGGACTGACGGATGACGAGCTCAAGACCACACTGCTCAAATATGGAATGGAAGCTGGACCCATTGTAG CAGGTTCACAACAAGGAAGACCAGAGACTGTTTCATTAGTGGAGGAAAACCTGCATGTTGACATAGGG GAGCCGGTCACGGATGTCCTGATGGAGATGTTCCCAGAGACAGAACCCACGCCCACTGGCATTGC TGCCACCCGTCGGAGGCCTATCAAGGGTGCAGCGGGGCGACCGGTCCAGTTTAAATACCCAGACCTCCCTGCTAGTCCCATGACCCTACAGAGACGGGCAGTGGAGCGTCGCCTGGTTCCTCTGTGGGTCCAGATCCTGGTCTTCTTCATCGTGGCCTGCCTCCTCTACCTCATCTATGCTGCCATGGAGGACAGCTTGGACAATCCCTTTGTGGCTTTGCAGGACAACCTCAGCATGGGGACGGAGACTGAGGGGCTGTCCCTTCAGGCTGAACCCTAG